From Candidatus Hydrogenedentota bacterium:
CCTTATACGGACTACCTAACAAAAATCATAGAAAGTCCTATTGCCGCTGAGCCAAGACACAGGTACCGTTTCATTTCGATGATTGTGTTAAGATTCTCATGACTTTAGAATCGGGAAAAATAATATGAGAACGTGAACGGTGCTGCTAAAAAAAATCGAAATATTTAAGTATAGGCTTCCTTTAAAAAATCCTCTTCACCTCGGAGACTATAAGCTGGAGCGTCGTGAAGGGGCTCTCATTGCGCTGCAAACTGAAGATGGATTTTGCGGGTGGGGAGAAGCAGCGCCCTTACCCGGTTTTCCCGGATGGTCGCCTAACTTCTTAAACCACAACATCCAAAAGTTGATAGGCGGATTAACAAATATGCCTTTGGAAAAGCTGCGTCTTTCTTTAGAATCGAGAAAGGACTTTTCGCCTGCAATATTCTTTGCTCTCCATAGTGCTGTCCTATCCTTAGCGTCCCGTACCGCCGGTGTATCACCCCATCAACTACTAAGCCCGGTTGCGCCGAGTAGCTTATCGTTGTGCGCTCTTATAGATGGATCTCCGGAAGCGCGGATTAGAGGGGTAGCAAAGGCCGCGTCCCAAGGCTACAAGACCATAAAATTAAAAGTGGGCAGAGACGATCTCAAGACCGATATTGAAACGATAGAGCATGTGCTGGATAAGCTGTCCCCTTTAATGAAGATTCGTTTGGATGCGAATCAAGCATGGAGCCTCGAAGAGACGCTTCAATTTTGCAATGCTATTCCCACGGAGCAAATAGAGTTTTTGGAAGAGCCTACTTGGGACTCGTATCAATTGCCCATGATTCAGGAAAAAACAGGTATCCCTTGTGCCGTTGATGAGACGCTGCAACAGCTCAGCCACTGCCTTTACAAAGACGAAAGCGAGGGTGCAGATCCTCAGATAATAAAATTAAGAGCTATGGCGGAAGAAACAAAAGTGTGGGTCTGGAAACCTTCTCTATGTTATCCTCCCCATCTTTTAGGTATGAAGGGATCAAATCCTATTGTATTGAGTAGTGCTTATGAATCCGGAGTCGGCACGGCAGCCATACTTTACTATGCAGCCGCTTTTTCCGAATCTCGTTTTGCAGCAGGAATTGATACTTATTCGCGACTCGCAGAGGATGTGTTGACCGACATGCTTCCTATCATAGACAGCCCTACTATTTCTTTGAGATCTATTGATTCTCTGCGTGGGTCTGTAAAAATGAATTCATTGAAACCGTATCCATTATGTGTCACATAAACAACAACCCCATTTATACAGCGGCGCAATCCTTCCCCAACCTCGCGGCTTGTTCCTATAAAACTACTGTGCAGTACAAGGATTTACCGGAACAAATAAACAATTACCTTAAGCTTTTGCGCGATTGTAATTGCGTTGCCGGAGACCGTGTTCTTCTTATTGCCTCCCCTTCCGAATACTATTTTATCGCGCTCTGGGCATTATTCTACGGAGCAATAATTGCCTGTCCCATTAATCCCATATTGCCGGAAAGCAAACTAAAGGCTATCGTGTCATTCCTGCGTCCTACCCTTATCCTCTATGATGATTCGACTGCGGCCAAAGTGAAGTCACTGGGGTGTAGAGGTCTTTCTATGGATGACCTGCACAATAATGCACAGAACTATTCACAGCCGGCGTATTCGTTGCCGCTCTTGGCTGAAGGACAACTTACCACGGCCGTGGCGACTTCCGGCAGTACGGGTACGCCCCGCTTTGCAGTCCACACCTTGGATAACCACCTCTTTGCCGCGGTCCACGCCAATAATAATCTTCCGTTGAATCCTTGTGATGTTTGGCTCCTTTCCTTGCCTCTATTTCATGTGTCCGGTTTGTCTCTCCTCTATCGCTGTATCCTTGCAGGCGCAACACTACTCATCTCATCGGGAAAAAATATAGGCGATACGCTGCAGTTGCATCCTGAGATTAGCCATGTATCCCTTGTGCCGACCCAATTAGCGCGACTACTCCGTACGGATGCGGGAGCACGTCGATTGAAAGAGCTGAAAGGTGTACTCTTGGGGGGAGCGCCTGCAAACCGCAGTTTGATTAAAGAAGCCCGAGCCCGGCAGGTTCCCTTAGTTCGCAGCTACGGGATGACGGAAACTGCCGCGCAATTCTGCGCCACAAAACCGGGAGCTTCACTGGAAGAATTGTACAGCAGCGGCTATCCTTTGGTTTCGGAATCAATACGGATTGATCAAGACAGCTCTATTAAGCTTCGAAGCCCGGCGATTTTTGCCGGATATTATCAGCCCAACGGAACAATCGATCGGCTTGTCACGGCAGATGGTTGGTTTTCCACCGGTGATCTTGGTTATTTCGATGCTTATGGTCGGCTCCACGTCACAGGCAGAAAAGACACCCTATTTATTTCAGGAGGTGAAAACATTTATCCTGAAGAAATAGAAGGAGAATTGAAAGAGCTGCCCGAAATTGAAGATGCTGTCGTTGTAGAAATGCCTGATAATGAGTATGGCGCGTTGCCTGTGGCGTTTATCCTTTGGAAAGACGGCTGTGCCCGAGATCAAGAATGGCTCCTATCCCGATTATCTTCCTTTTTGCCGCGTTATAAAATACCGCGTAAAATATTTGACTGGCCTGAACAGAGTCCGCCGGGCATGAAAACGGTACGCTCTTTTTTCCGTTCTCTGATTGATGTTTCAAAATCGTGATTCACGCCGAAAAAAATAGCTTTATGTATGATGCGTTCATGAAAAAATACAAACAATATGCTTCCTGTGCAATTGTATCCTTTTGGATGATTATTGCGCTTTCCTTGCGATTGTTTCATCTTACGCATGAGTCCTTATGGTGGGATGAATACGCCAGCCATGTCTTTC
This genomic window contains:
- the menC gene encoding o-succinylbenzoate synthase → MLLKKIEIFKYRLPLKNPLHLGDYKLERREGALIALQTEDGFCGWGEAAPLPGFPGWSPNFLNHNIQKLIGGLTNMPLEKLRLSLESRKDFSPAIFFALHSAVLSLASRTAGVSPHQLLSPVAPSSLSLCALIDGSPEARIRGVAKAASQGYKTIKLKVGRDDLKTDIETIEHVLDKLSPLMKIRLDANQAWSLEETLQFCNAIPTEQIEFLEEPTWDSYQLPMIQEKTGIPCAVDETLQQLSHCLYKDESEGADPQIIKLRAMAEETKVWVWKPSLCYPPHLLGMKGSNPIVLSSAYESGVGTAAILYYAAAFSESRFAAGIDTYSRLAEDVLTDMLPIIDSPTISLRSIDSLRGSVKMNSLKPYPLCVT
- the menE gene encoding o-succinylbenzoate--CoA ligase produces the protein MCHINNNPIYTAAQSFPNLAACSYKTTVQYKDLPEQINNYLKLLRDCNCVAGDRVLLIASPSEYYFIALWALFYGAIIACPINPILPESKLKAIVSFLRPTLILYDDSTAAKVKSLGCRGLSMDDLHNNAQNYSQPAYSLPLLAEGQLTTAVATSGSTGTPRFAVHTLDNHLFAAVHANNNLPLNPCDVWLLSLPLFHVSGLSLLYRCILAGATLLISSGKNIGDTLQLHPEISHVSLVPTQLARLLRTDAGARRLKELKGVLLGGAPANRSLIKEARARQVPLVRSYGMTETAAQFCATKPGASLEELYSSGYPLVSESIRIDQDSSIKLRSPAIFAGYYQPNGTIDRLVTADGWFSTGDLGYFDAYGRLHVTGRKDTLFISGGENIYPEEIEGELKELPEIEDAVVVEMPDNEYGALPVAFILWKDGCARDQEWLLSRLSSFLPRYKIPRKIFDWPEQSPPGMKTVRSFFRSLIDVSKS